The Sinobacterium caligoides DNA window AATGTTAAAAAATATTCAAATCTGATCGATGGATATATCTTTACACGGCTACAACCTTCAAACCCGGCATACGCGCTAATTATTTGCCGACTTCCCTCATCATTATTCGGGTAGATCACCAAAAAATTCTTACCCGACGCTAAAACGGCCTCAACAACAGCCTCAGCATCCGCCGCCAATGTCGGCAAGCTTGTTGTTACAGGGTGGTACATCAAAATGCTATATTTATCAAAAGGGATATCGTAGTACGCTTTAACCTCTTCAATTGAAGGCAGTGACTGCTCATCTAGCATAATATCAATATCAGGTGAGCCTATATTATAAATAGATGTCGCCTCTTCCCCCATCTGAACCAGGCGACTCACCGCTTCTTCATTCGACGCCAGATGAATATGCGACATCTTACTAACAGCATGACGTATATGCTCATCAATCGTTCCCGATCTTTCTCCGCCTTCAATATGAGCAACAGGAATGTTATTAATAGAGCCGACTATTGCCCCTGCCAAAGCCTCGACACGATCACCATGAACCACCAAAAGATCAGGACGGGTCTCATGCACATAACGAGACAAGCCAGTAATGGTATTTGATAGAATTTCCTCCATCGGCTCTTCTGCATGCTGATTCATAAAAATAAAAATATTTTTAAAACCGTCCTTCTTTGGCTCCTGTGCTGTGTAGCCATATTTCTTCAGCGTATGCATCCCAGTTACAAATATTTCGCAAACCAGCAATGGGTCATGTTCAACAACCTTCATTAGCGGTTTAAGCTTTCCATAGTCAGCACGGGTGCCTGTCAAAAAAAGAATAGTTTTCTTCACTTTATTCTCCTACTTGGACCTTCTTTAACTGCACATCGTTAGCTATGTCTTCAAGCGCGACCTTTCCCATCAAGCTAGCAAAGTCTTCAGCCTGCAGCTCGCCATTACCTGGACGCTTCACCCATAAGTTGTCTTCGCTAAAAACATCGCCTTTCTTAATATCTTTAATAGTAACGACACTGGCGTAGGCGAAATCAATTGTGACCCCTTCTTCCTTCACCGCCCCTTTCTTACCTCCACGCATCTTAGCCATGCGCTTTGATTGCACGATAAGTTCTGCACACTCTGCAATATCCATCGAACACTCGATATCCGGGCCCGGGCGATCCTTGTTGTCGGTAAAATGACGTTCTAAAATTGATGCACCGCAAGCAACGGCACCCAGGCACGCTAAATTATCGATACTGTGGTCTGACAAGCCTACGACGGCGTCGTCAAAAGAGTCTTCTAGCTGGTTCATCGCTGCCAAACGAATCAAATTATCCGGGGTTGGATAGACATTGGTACAGTGCAATAGCGCATATGGCGTCTGATACTTACGAAATATCTCAACCGCCTTGGCAATCGATGGTATGTCGTTCATCCCTGTACTTAAAATAATAGGCTTCTTAGTCTTTGCGACTAATTCGATTAATGGGTAGTTATTACACTCGCCGGAGCCAATCTTATAAGCCTCCACATTCATACGCTCAAGACGCTCAAATGCAGCGCGCGAGAATGGCGTGCTAATAAAGATCGCGCCCTTCGACTCAATATATTCTTTAAGCTTTATCTCATCTTCTTCATTTAAAGCGCAGCGCGCCATTATCTCGTATATTGAAACGTCAGCATTACCAGGAATAACCTTCTTCGCATCACCCGACATCTCGTCCTCAACGATATGTGTTTGATGTTTAATGATCTCAGCCCCCGCTTTCACAGCAGCATCGACCATCTCAAAAGCAGCTTTGAGACTACCCTCATGGTTGATGCCAATCTCAGCGATTACAACAGGCTCAAAATCGTAGCCAATTTGACGCTTGGCGATGGTTATACTTGGCTTAATATTCATTGCTTTCTGTATCCTTTTCAACGGCATTAGATCATTTGTCGGGCTGCGCAGACTATCGCAGCATAAATAGTAGTGATTCTAACAGAATACGTATAAATTCTCTTTCCAGTTGGCGCTTTTTTCCAAGTACTTTGCCTCTTCACATCAAACAACCTCTATCTTCATTCGTTAATAGCTGCACCTCGCAATGCAAGCCAGCAAACTTAACACTAGCGCAGCAGGACAATCACAAGGAATCATAGCTCTCCAGCTTTACATTAGAGACCCAGCCAATCTAAACTTCCGTCCCCTCCCTCTACCCACAGGCCCCCATATGATTAACCACCTCCCCAAAGCTGAACTGCACATTCACATTGAAGGCTCCCTCGAACCGGAGTTAATGCTCACTCTCGCCGAACGCAATGGCCTGCCAGCACCGTTTAGCTCCATCCAAGATGCACAGGCCGCCTACGCCTTTAGTGATCTGCAATCATTCCTCGACATCTACTACAAAGGGGCTGGCGTGTTGATTACAGAACAAGATTTCTACGACATGACCTGGGCCTACCTCTTGAGGTGCAGGGCGGAAGCGGTGCTTCATACTGAGATCTTCTTCGACCCTCAAACCCATACTGAACGCGGTATCGACATCAGTACCGTGATCAACGGCATCGACCGTGCCCTACAGGATGCCAAGAATCAATGGGGACAATCCAGCCATTTAATCCTCTGCTTCCTCCGCCACCTCAGTAGCGAAGCAGCAATGGAGACCCTTGAGCAGGCGCTACCTTACAAAGATAAGCTAATTGGCGTAGGCCTCGATAGCTCAGAAATGGGCCATCCACCCAGTAAGTTTCAAGCGGTATTCGAGCGGGCAATTAGCGAAGGCCTGCTTACTGTCGCACATGCAGGCGAAGAAGGGCCAGCTGACTACATCTGGCAAGCACTTGATCTACTGAAAGTAAGTCGTATCGATCACGGTGTTCGCTGC harbors:
- the neuC gene encoding UDP-N-acetylglucosamine 2-epimerase, with amino-acid sequence MKKTILFLTGTRADYGKLKPLMKVVEHDPLLVCEIFVTGMHTLKKYGYTAQEPKKDGFKNIFIFMNQHAEEPMEEILSNTITGLSRYVHETRPDLLVVHGDRVEALAGAIVGSINNIPVAHIEGGERSGTIDEHIRHAVSKMSHIHLASNEEAVSRLVQMGEEATSIYNIGSPDIDIMLDEQSLPSIEEVKAYYDIPFDKYSILMYHPVTTSLPTLAADAEAVVEAVLASGKNFLVIYPNNDEGSRQIISAYAGFEGCSRVKIYPSIRFEYFLTLMRHSDLVMGNSSAGIREAPVYNIPSINIGNRQDGRVDDVASIVNASSDVASLLSAIEQCAKMSLSGAADSGEFGEGKSAELFKKLLDSDDFWNAKIQKLFVDIGDKC
- a CDS encoding N-acetylneuraminate synthase family protein, whose amino-acid sequence is MNIKPSITIAKRQIGYDFEPVVIAEIGINHEGSLKAAFEMVDAAVKAGAEIIKHQTHIVEDEMSGDAKKVIPGNADVSIYEIMARCALNEEDEIKLKEYIESKGAIFISTPFSRAAFERLERMNVEAYKIGSGECNNYPLIELVAKTKKPIILSTGMNDIPSIAKAVEIFRKYQTPYALLHCTNVYPTPDNLIRLAAMNQLEDSFDDAVVGLSDHSIDNLACLGAVACGASILERHFTDNKDRPGPDIECSMDIAECAELIVQSKRMAKMRGGKKGAVKEEGVTIDFAYASVVTIKDIKKGDVFSEDNLWVKRPGNGELQAEDFASLMGKVALEDIANDVQLKKVQVGE
- a CDS encoding adenosine deaminase, which translates into the protein MINHLPKAELHIHIEGSLEPELMLTLAERNGLPAPFSSIQDAQAAYAFSDLQSFLDIYYKGAGVLITEQDFYDMTWAYLLRCRAEAVLHTEIFFDPQTHTERGIDISTVINGIDRALQDAKNQWGQSSHLILCFLRHLSSEAAMETLEQALPYKDKLIGVGLDSSEMGHPPSKFQAVFERAISEGLLTVAHAGEEGPADYIWQALDLLKVSRIDHGVRCIEDEQLMERLIAEQIPLTVCPQSNLKLCVVDDMSQHNILDLLNRGLLVTTNSDDPAYFGGYLNKNYDALVEHLNMTQEQAVQLARNSFTASFLSEQQKILFNQKINNYLAER